A single region of the Candidatus Eremiobacteraceae bacterium genome encodes:
- a CDS encoding PP2C family protein-serine/threonine phosphatase produces the protein MRFSAVNVPAACCGLTGGDWYDVIPISDRRLVVSIGDVAGHNVESAVVMTRVKRSIRTLAKEVASPRLLLHRLNATLCEDAFRGFVTTFLGYLDLEARTLTYSNAGHPPPIVRRSDGTVTMFDTGDAPLGLKSSDLRVESTIALDSGSLLVLYTDGLTEVRRNVILGERMVCEAVQSGVVAHADDPADALRQRVVPHGSHDDVAILTVMLM, from the coding sequence CCCGCAGCGTGCTGCGGTCTCACGGGCGGCGACTGGTACGATGTCATTCCGATAAGCGATCGGCGACTTGTTGTCTCGATCGGCGACGTCGCGGGCCATAACGTAGAGTCGGCCGTCGTCATGACTCGCGTGAAGCGATCGATCAGAACGCTCGCCAAGGAGGTCGCGAGTCCGCGGCTTCTCCTGCACCGTCTCAACGCGACATTGTGCGAAGATGCTTTCCGCGGCTTTGTAACGACGTTCTTGGGCTACCTCGATCTTGAGGCGCGCACGCTGACGTACTCCAACGCCGGTCATCCTCCCCCGATCGTCCGCCGCAGCGACGGAACGGTGACGATGTTCGATACCGGCGACGCTCCGCTGGGATTGAAAAGTTCAGACCTTAGGGTCGAAAGCACGATCGCACTCGATTCCGGATCGCTGCTCGTTCTCTACACCGACGGCCTCACAGAGGTCCGGCGAAATGTTATTCTTGGCGAGCGAATGGTATGTGAAGCCGTCCAGTCAGGCGTTGTCGCGCACGCCGATGATCCCGCGGATGCGTTGCGGCAGCGCGTGGTACCGCACGGCTCTCATGACGATGTGGCTATCCTCACCGTCATGCTGATGTAG